One Aquamicrobium sp. genomic region harbors:
- the sseA gene encoding 3-mercaptopyruvate sulfurtransferase — MMNPLIASEELAALLRRGGVVVLDATFTMPGAAPDAAALYAQRHIPGAIRFDVDAVADRSSDLPHMLPSAEEFAEAVGAMGISNDSHVVIYDTPGLMSAGRAWWMFRTMGHEKVQVLDGGLRHWQAQGREVTSVVPDPEPARYRARLDAAAVRNKAQLLANLASAAEQVIDARSADRFHARVPEPRPELRAGHIPGSLNLPFDRLTDPATGRLRPADEIRALFAGAGLRDDRPVVTSCGSGVTAGVLFLALALIGRTDVALYDGSWTEWGRPGDTPVETA; from the coding sequence ATGATGAATCCCCTGATCGCGTCGGAAGAACTGGCCGCGCTGCTGCGGCGGGGCGGGGTCGTCGTGCTGGATGCGACCTTCACCATGCCCGGCGCCGCGCCGGATGCCGCCGCCCTCTATGCGCAGCGCCACATCCCGGGCGCCATCCGTTTCGACGTTGACGCGGTCGCGGACCGTTCGTCGGACCTGCCGCACATGTTGCCCTCCGCGGAGGAGTTCGCCGAAGCGGTCGGCGCGATGGGCATCTCGAACGACAGCCATGTCGTCATCTACGACACGCCCGGCCTCATGTCGGCCGGCCGCGCCTGGTGGATGTTCCGCACCATGGGGCACGAGAAGGTTCAGGTCCTCGACGGCGGCCTGCGCCACTGGCAGGCGCAGGGGCGCGAGGTGACGAGCGTGGTCCCTGATCCCGAGCCGGCGCGGTACCGCGCGCGCCTCGACGCAGCCGCGGTCCGCAACAAGGCGCAACTGCTGGCCAACCTTGCCAGCGCCGCCGAGCAGGTTATCGATGCCCGTTCGGCCGACCGCTTCCATGCGCGCGTGCCCGAGCCGCGCCCCGAATTGCGGGCCGGGCACATTCCCGGCAGCCTCAACCTGCCGTTCGACCGGCTCACCGATCCCGCCACCGGGCGCCTGCGGCCGGCCGACGAGATCCGCGCGCTCTTCGCCGGGGCGGGCCTGCGCGATGATCGCCCTGTCGTCACCTCCTGCGGATCGGGCGTCACCGCCGGCGTTCTGTTCCTCGCGCTCGCTTTGATCGGCCGCACCGACGTCGCGCTCTATGACGGTTCGTGGACCGAATGGGGCCGGCCGGGCGATACGCCGGTGGAGACCGCCTGA
- a CDS encoding GGDEF domain-containing protein: protein MNSKLFISLVNPIMVGVFTCMFACIWLRIRKPYLGYVTAACGIATVMFLVQSFWPFEDAQTNVVVINVSLLAVIVLLSGAALVRAGQALPIAAFLAISVCFLTAVAWFVYVQPSLPARLHIANMAMVAIMALTLRGQLRARTSHADTILIGVSSMCAFYFVWRSVSFFLFEAESLQFGTFTIDLFWTMNLLMTLVMAVVLAIGYIVVLAHDLYDQIRKEAHTDQLSGILNRRGFESAALSWLEENREAPATLVIADIDHFKTINDTWGHAAGDQAISRFGQLLAQHAGEGYVVGRIGGEEFAVLIPRGSAQEARVYVETIRRVLCRQPIPGMPEDFRFTVSFGLRSRSSVESLSDMLRGADRALYSAKADGRDTVSVELGAVKAAG from the coding sequence ATGAACAGCAAACTATTCATCAGTTTGGTGAACCCGATCATGGTGGGCGTGTTCACCTGCATGTTCGCCTGCATATGGCTGAGGATACGCAAGCCGTATCTCGGCTACGTCACCGCGGCTTGCGGCATCGCCACGGTGATGTTCCTCGTCCAGAGCTTCTGGCCCTTCGAGGACGCGCAGACCAACGTCGTCGTTATCAACGTCTCCCTGCTGGCAGTGATCGTCCTGCTGTCCGGCGCCGCGCTTGTGCGTGCGGGGCAGGCGTTGCCGATCGCCGCTTTTCTCGCGATCTCGGTCTGCTTCCTGACGGCCGTGGCCTGGTTCGTTTACGTCCAGCCTTCGCTGCCGGCGCGGCTTCATATCGCGAACATGGCGATGGTGGCGATCATGGCGCTCACCCTTCGCGGCCAGCTCCGTGCGCGGACATCGCACGCCGACACCATCCTCATCGGGGTTTCCTCGATGTGCGCGTTCTATTTCGTCTGGCGTTCGGTGTCGTTCTTCCTCTTCGAGGCCGAGAGCCTTCAGTTCGGCACGTTCACGATCGACCTTTTCTGGACGATGAACCTCCTGATGACCCTGGTCATGGCGGTCGTTCTGGCTATCGGCTACATCGTCGTGCTTGCCCACGACCTTTACGACCAGATCAGGAAGGAAGCCCACACCGACCAGCTGTCCGGCATCCTGAACCGGCGCGGCTTCGAGAGCGCCGCGCTGTCGTGGCTCGAGGAGAACCGGGAGGCGCCGGCAACCCTCGTCATCGCCGACATCGACCATTTCAAGACGATCAACGACACCTGGGGCCACGCCGCCGGAGACCAGGCGATTTCGCGGTTCGGGCAGCTTCTGGCGCAGCATGCCGGCGAGGGATATGTCGTCGGCCGGATCGGGGGCGAGGAATTTGCCGTGCTCATACCGCGCGGATCGGCGCAGGAAGCCCGCGTCTACGTGGAGACGATCCGCCGGGTTCTGTGCAGGCAGCCCATCCCCGGAATGCCGGAGGACTTCCGTTTCACGGTGAGCTTCGGCCTTCGCTCACGATCGTCGGTGGAAAGCCTTTCTGACATGCTGCGCGGGGCGGACCGGGCCCTGTATTCCGCCAAGGCGGACGGGCGGGATACGGTTTCGGTCGAGCTGGGCGCGGTGAAGGCGGCGGGCTAG
- a CDS encoding molybdopterin-binding protein, whose protein sequence is MKLSARNMLKGTIVEVTKGATTAHVKIDIGGSVVTASITNATVEELGLAVSKQAYAVVKASDVMVAID, encoded by the coding sequence ATGAAGCTCAGCGCCAGGAACATGCTGAAGGGCACCATCGTCGAGGTGACGAAAGGCGCGACCACCGCGCATGTGAAGATCGACATCGGCGGATCGGTCGTCACCGCGTCGATCACCAACGCGACGGTCGAGGAGCTGGGCCTTGCCGTCAGCAAGCAGGCCTACGCCGTCGTCAAGGCCTCCGACGTCATGGTCGCCATCGACTGA
- a CDS encoding cobyrinate a,c-diamide synthase, with protein MTARGFIVAADRSGAGKTSIAIGLMRAFARTGLAVRGAKSGPDYIDPGYHRAATGHAGVNLDSWAMDPAFIDRLAGRQAAEADLVIVESAMGLFDGIPAAKGRTGAAADLARRLRLPVLLVHDVSGHSQTAAAIVRGLAAHDAGVRIGGVVLNKAGSARHEALARDAIERIGIPVLGALRRDPGLTLPERHLGLVQAGEHAALDAFIERLADAVENALDLAAVKAMAAPLAPAAGSAASALPPPGRRIALARDAAFSFVYPHMLEHWRDEGAEIVPFSPLADEGPDPSCDICWLPGGYPELHAGRLAAAANFRDRLAAFARTSPVHGECGGFMALGEALVDGAGVAHRMAGLLGHTTSFAARRINLGYRQARLAADCPLGRAGATINGHEFHYSRLVESSGDAPLADLFDGEGRPLGPAGARRGHVTGAFFHAIARG; from the coding sequence ATGACCGCGCGCGGCTTCATCGTCGCGGCGGACCGTTCGGGCGCGGGAAAGACCTCGATCGCCATCGGCCTGATGCGCGCCTTCGCCCGCACCGGGCTCGCCGTGCGCGGCGCGAAATCGGGGCCGGACTATATCGACCCCGGCTATCACCGGGCCGCGACGGGGCATGCCGGCGTCAACCTCGACAGCTGGGCGATGGACCCTGCTTTCATCGACAGGCTCGCCGGCCGGCAGGCGGCAGAGGCCGACCTCGTGATCGTCGAAAGCGCCATGGGCCTGTTCGACGGCATACCGGCGGCGAAGGGAAGGACCGGCGCGGCGGCCGACCTTGCCCGCCGCCTTCGCCTGCCGGTGCTGCTCGTCCACGACGTCTCCGGCCATTCGCAGACCGCGGCGGCCATCGTGCGCGGCCTCGCCGCCCACGACGCCGGCGTCAGGATCGGCGGCGTGGTGCTCAACAAGGCGGGCAGCGCGCGCCACGAGGCGCTGGCGCGCGATGCCATCGAGCGGATCGGCATTCCCGTCCTCGGCGCGCTGCGGCGCGACCCCGGGCTCACCCTGCCGGAGCGGCATCTGGGGCTGGTGCAGGCCGGCGAGCACGCTGCCCTCGACGCCTTCATCGAGCGGCTGGCCGACGCGGTCGAAAACGCGCTCGACCTCGCGGCCGTCAAGGCGATGGCCGCGCCGCTCGCCCCCGCCGCCGGCAGCGCCGCGAGCGCCCTGCCGCCGCCCGGCCGGCGCATCGCGCTCGCCCGCGACGCGGCCTTCTCCTTCGTCTACCCGCACATGCTGGAGCACTGGCGCGACGAAGGGGCCGAGATCGTGCCGTTCTCGCCGCTCGCCGACGAGGGGCCGGACCCGTCCTGCGACATATGCTGGCTGCCGGGCGGCTATCCCGAGCTTCACGCCGGCCGGCTGGCCGCGGCAGCCAATTTCCGCGACCGGCTCGCCGCCTTCGCGCGCACCAGCCCGGTCCATGGCGAGTGCGGCGGCTTCATGGCGCTGGGTGAGGCGCTGGTCGACGGCGCCGGCGTCGCCCACCGCATGGCGGGCCTGCTCGGCCACACGACGAGCTTCGCCGCGCGGCGCATCAATCTCGGCTACCGGCAGGCGCGGCTCGCCGCGGACTGCCCGCTCGGCCGCGCCGGCGCGACGATAAACGGCCACGAGTTCCATTATTCCCGGCTGGTCGAAAGCAGCGGCGACGCGCCCCTCGCCGACCTCTTCGACGGCGAAGGCCGGCCCCTCGGCCCTGCCGGCGCGAGGCGCGGCCATGTCACGGGCGCCTTCTTCCACGCCATCGCGCGGGGCTGA
- the cobO gene encoding cob(I)yrinic acid a,c-diamide adenosyltransferase, whose amino-acid sequence MKDVTPEAAGRHKAKMVRRKQVQDAEVAQKTIEKGLLIVNTGPGKGKSTAAFGLALRMLGHGRRVGIVQFIKGARHTGEKAALEAFGDLVEWHSMGEGFTWETQDLARDIAAAGRAWDKALAMMADPAFGLVVLDELNIALRYDYLDLDAVVAALAARREDLHVVVTGRNAKPALVEAADLVTEMGLVKHHFAAGVKAQAGVEF is encoded by the coding sequence ATGAAGGACGTCACGCCCGAAGCGGCCGGGCGCCACAAGGCGAAGATGGTGCGGCGCAAGCAAGTCCAGGACGCCGAGGTGGCGCAGAAGACCATCGAGAAGGGGCTGCTGATCGTCAACACCGGGCCAGGCAAGGGCAAGTCGACGGCGGCCTTCGGGCTGGCGCTGCGCATGCTCGGCCACGGAAGGCGCGTCGGAATCGTCCAGTTCATCAAGGGCGCGCGCCACACCGGCGAGAAGGCCGCGCTCGAAGCCTTCGGCGACCTTGTCGAGTGGCATTCGATGGGCGAGGGCTTCACCTGGGAGACGCAGGATCTGGCGCGCGACATCGCCGCCGCCGGCCGTGCCTGGGACAAGGCGCTCGCCATGATGGCCGATCCCGCCTTCGGGCTGGTCGTCCTCGACGAGCTGAACATCGCCCTCCGCTACGACTATCTCGACCTCGACGCCGTGGTGGCGGCGCTGGCGGCGCGGCGCGAGGACCTGCACGTGGTGGTGACGGGCCGCAACGCGAAGCCGGCCTTGGTCGAGGCCGCCGACCTCGTCACCGAGATGGGGCTGGTCAAGCACCATTTCGCCGCCGGGGTGAAGGCGCAGGCCGGCGTCGAGTTCTGA
- a CDS encoding cobyric acid synthase, with protein sequence MAARALMFQGTGSDVGKSLIVAGLARALTLRGLKVLPFKPQNMSNNAAVTAEGGEIGRAQALQALAARVPPSVHMNPVLLKPQSDVGAQIVVQGRVFANADAARYQHVKQQLMAHVLDGFGRLRAEADIVLVEGAGSPAEINLRAGDIANMGFARAAGVPVVLIGDIDRGGVIASLVGTRAVIDPADAAMIVGFVVNRFRGDPALFEGGMVEIARRTGWPAFGLVPHFPDARKLPAEDALGLTRKDGARASGGRVRIAVPILPHVSNFDDLDPLDAEPDVELVRVWPGSALPGDADLVLLLGSKATLSDLAVLRAAGFDIDIAAHLRRGGHVLGLCGGYQMLGRTVADPNGIEGEASAADGLGLLDVTTVLSGEKTLRAVGGHSADGVPLCGYEMHMGVTEGPDSARPFAVLDGGRPEGATAPDGRVAGTYLHGLFTDDAQRAAWLARLGGQAAGLDYERQVEDTLDAFAAHLEAHLALDEMLSLAR encoded by the coding sequence ATGGCCGCCCGGGCGCTGATGTTCCAGGGCACCGGCTCGGACGTGGGCAAGTCGCTCATCGTCGCCGGGCTCGCCCGCGCGCTCACCCTGCGCGGGCTCAAGGTGCTGCCCTTCAAGCCGCAGAACATGTCGAACAACGCCGCCGTGACCGCCGAGGGCGGCGAGATCGGCCGCGCCCAGGCGCTTCAGGCGCTGGCCGCGCGCGTGCCGCCCAGCGTCCACATGAACCCCGTGCTGCTCAAGCCGCAGAGCGACGTCGGCGCGCAGATCGTGGTGCAGGGCAGGGTGTTCGCCAACGCCGACGCCGCCCGCTACCAGCACGTCAAGCAGCAGCTCATGGCCCATGTGCTCGACGGCTTCGGCAGGCTGCGCGCCGAGGCCGACATCGTGCTGGTCGAGGGCGCCGGCAGCCCGGCCGAGATCAACCTGCGCGCCGGCGACATCGCCAATATGGGCTTCGCCCGCGCCGCCGGCGTGCCGGTGGTGCTGATCGGCGACATCGACCGCGGCGGCGTCATCGCCAGCCTCGTCGGCACCCGCGCCGTCATCGACCCCGCCGACGCGGCGATGATCGTCGGCTTCGTCGTCAACCGCTTCCGCGGCGATCCGGCGCTGTTCGAGGGCGGCATGGTGGAGATCGCCCGCCGCACCGGCTGGCCGGCCTTCGGCCTCGTGCCGCACTTCCCCGACGCGCGCAAGCTGCCGGCAGAGGACGCGCTCGGCCTCACGCGCAAGGACGGCGCGCGCGCGTCCGGCGGGCGCGTGCGCATCGCGGTTCCCATCCTGCCGCACGTGTCGAATTTCGACGACCTCGACCCGCTGGACGCGGAGCCGGATGTCGAGCTGGTGCGCGTCTGGCCGGGCTCCGCCCTCCCGGGCGACGCGGATCTGGTACTGCTGCTCGGCTCGAAGGCGACGCTGTCCGATCTCGCCGTCCTGCGCGCGGCCGGGTTCGACATCGACATCGCCGCCCATCTGCGGCGCGGCGGCCATGTGCTCGGCCTGTGCGGCGGCTACCAGATGCTCGGCCGCACGGTCGCCGATCCTAACGGCATCGAGGGCGAGGCGAGCGCCGCCGACGGCCTCGGCCTGCTCGACGTGACAACCGTGCTGTCTGGCGAGAAGACGTTGCGCGCGGTGGGCGGCCACAGCGCCGATGGCGTGCCGCTCTGCGGCTACGAGATGCATATGGGCGTGACGGAGGGGCCGGACAGCGCCCGGCCTTTCGCGGTCCTCGACGGCGGCAGGCCGGAAGGCGCGACCGCGCCGGACGGCAGGGTGGCGGGAACCTATCTCCATGGCCTGTTCACCGACGA